One genomic window of Pseudomonas aeruginosa includes the following:
- a CDS encoding DUF2788 domain-containing protein — protein sequence MDPELFEEWMMTGLVTVLILFMAFIVWDLAKKSKAGKFGTLILFFALGLGVLGFIIKGLVIGSLEGAGM from the coding sequence ATGGATCCCGAACTGTTCGAAGAGTGGATGATGACCGGTCTGGTGACCGTGCTTATCCTGTTCATGGCTTTCATCGTGTGGGACCTGGCGAAGAAGTCGAAAGCCGGCAAGTTCGGAACCCTGATCCTGTTCTTCGCCCTCGGCCTGGGCGTACTGGGCTTCATCATCAAGGGCCTGGTCATCGGCAGCCTCGAAGGCGC